In Paenarthrobacter sp. GOM3, a single window of DNA contains:
- a CDS encoding carboxyl transferase domain-containing protein, translated as METIASLTGTASGTFEANQEAQRALVEELKNRLAKAALGGPAASRERHIKRGKLLPRERIDYLLDEGSPFLEIAPLAANGMYNDDSPGAGVIAGIGLVHGRHVLVISNDATVKGGTYYPMTVKKHLRAQEIALENKLPCIYLVDSGGAFLPKQDEVFPDKEHFGRIFYNQARMSAAKIPQIASVMGSCTAGGAYVPAMSDETVIVRNQGTIFLGGPPLVKAAIGEIVTAEELGGGDVHSRISGVTDHLAENDQHALEIVRDIVATLPKPAQPAWDVLDVVLPPLVEPAELYGVVPTDVNAQYDVREVIARLVDGSEFHEFKKNYGTTLVTGFAHLHGHPVGIVANNGVLFSESSLKGAHFIELCDQRGIPLIFLQNLSGFMVGKDYEQGGIAKNGAKMVTAVATARVPKLTVVIGGSFGAGNYSMCGRAYSPRFLWMWPAARISVMGGNQASSVLATVKRDQYEAAGQEWSAEDEEAFKAPIKQQYEDQGSPYYSTARLWDDGIIDPADTRRVLGMALDVVSRQQLTETSFGLFRM; from the coding sequence ATGGAGACAATCGCCAGCTTGACGGGAACCGCCAGCGGCACGTTCGAGGCCAACCAGGAAGCGCAGCGCGCCCTGGTTGAGGAGTTGAAGAACCGCTTGGCAAAAGCGGCATTGGGCGGGCCCGCAGCCTCCCGCGAACGCCATATCAAGAGGGGCAAGCTTCTCCCCAGGGAACGCATCGACTACTTGTTGGACGAAGGAAGCCCGTTCCTGGAGATCGCGCCTTTGGCCGCAAACGGGATGTACAACGACGATTCGCCTGGGGCCGGTGTCATTGCAGGCATTGGACTCGTTCATGGCCGCCACGTCCTGGTCATTTCCAACGACGCGACGGTCAAGGGCGGGACCTACTACCCGATGACCGTGAAAAAGCATCTCCGGGCCCAGGAGATCGCGCTGGAGAACAAGCTCCCGTGCATCTACTTGGTGGATTCAGGCGGAGCGTTCCTGCCCAAGCAGGATGAGGTTTTCCCCGACAAGGAGCATTTCGGCCGGATCTTCTACAACCAGGCCCGGATGTCCGCGGCGAAGATCCCGCAGATCGCTTCCGTGATGGGTTCGTGCACCGCGGGTGGGGCCTACGTCCCTGCGATGAGTGACGAGACCGTGATTGTCCGCAACCAGGGGACCATCTTCCTGGGCGGGCCGCCCCTGGTTAAGGCAGCCATCGGCGAGATCGTTACAGCGGAAGAGCTCGGCGGTGGTGACGTGCACTCCAGGATTTCCGGGGTCACCGACCACTTGGCGGAGAACGACCAGCATGCGCTGGAAATCGTCCGGGATATCGTTGCGACGTTGCCGAAGCCGGCCCAGCCGGCGTGGGACGTGCTCGACGTCGTCCTGCCGCCTTTGGTGGAACCGGCTGAGCTTTACGGTGTGGTTCCAACGGACGTCAACGCCCAGTACGACGTCCGCGAAGTGATCGCCCGGCTCGTGGACGGTTCTGAGTTCCACGAATTCAAGAAGAACTACGGGACCACCCTGGTCACCGGGTTCGCGCATCTGCATGGGCATCCGGTGGGCATCGTCGCCAATAATGGTGTCCTGTTCAGTGAGTCCTCGCTCAAAGGCGCCCACTTCATTGAGCTCTGCGATCAGCGGGGAATCCCACTGATCTTCCTGCAGAACCTCTCCGGATTCATGGTGGGCAAGGACTATGAGCAAGGTGGCATCGCCAAGAATGGCGCCAAGATGGTCACGGCGGTGGCAACAGCCCGCGTACCGAAACTGACGGTGGTTATCGGCGGATCCTTTGGCGCCGGCAACTACTCCATGTGCGGCCGGGCGTACTCGCCACGGTTCCTCTGGATGTGGCCGGCCGCCCGTATCTCCGTCATGGGCGGCAACCAGGCCTCCAGTGTCCTCGCGACGGTCAAAAGGGACCAGTACGAGGCGGCAGGCCAGGAATGGTCCGCCGAGGACGAAGAGGCCTTCAAAGCCCCCATCAAGCAACAGTACGAAGACCAGGGGAGTCCGTACTACTCCACCGCACGGCTGTGGGATGACGGCATCATTGATCCCGCTGACACCCGCCGTGTCCTGGGCATGGCACTTGACGTCGTCTCCCGCCAACAACTGACCGAAACCTCATTCGGTCTCTTCAGGATGTAA
- a CDS encoding acetyl/propionyl/methylcrotonyl-CoA carboxylase subunit alpha: MTFPTPTTTPNASPTQSTSPTQSTTASRTFNAVLVANRGEIACRVIRTLKEMGIRSVAVYSDADKDAKHVTLADTAVAIGGTAPAESYLRIDAIIDACRRSGADAVHPGYGFLSENVEFAKALDAAGITFIGPGIGAIEVMGDKIRSKNHVMAYDVPCVPGIAKPGLTDQELIDAAPGVGFPLLIKPSAGGGGKGMHVVERLEDMPSTLLTARRVAASAFGDDTLFLERLIRAPRHIEVQVLADNHGNVIHLGERECSLQRRHQKVIEEAPSALFEALPGGQAQRARIGEAACQAARSVNYSGAGTVEFLVSDEHPDEFFFMEMNTRLQVEHPVTEMVTGVDLVEWQVRIAAGEVLTVAQSDVVLKGHAVEARVYAEVPERNFMPSMGRIVALAEQGADDAAVSGRQKGYANVRIDSAMREGLEITGDYDPMLAKVIAWGEDRATALDTLDAALERYTLLGVDTNVEYLRLLINDSEVRAGHLDTGLIERKLPSMTFRHAGPSELIAAALTLWLDRTGPALAGNAWKTPDSWRVGAPAAWTATLGVPGGAMATVSITEHDGVLTAKLDGGDPVNVAVVDRSGDSIVLELDGGVLTYVVGMAPGVAPELFVGNDGWSCRFDVLGRAERLRRVLAGIQREEGAADPEVRSPMPGTVVSVSVADGDTVEEGQVLLAVEAMKMEHQLVASVAGTVHLTSKPGDLVKADQVLATIHVAATTDVAGTDQAATDQAGTDQTSTDKEVQP, translated from the coding sequence ATGACCTTCCCGACACCAACCACAACCCCGAACGCAAGCCCAACCCAGTCAACTAGCCCAACCCAGTCAACAACCGCCTCCCGCACCTTCAATGCCGTCCTGGTAGCGAACCGGGGTGAGATTGCCTGCCGGGTCATCCGTACGCTTAAGGAGATGGGCATCCGCTCCGTCGCCGTGTATTCGGACGCCGACAAAGATGCAAAGCATGTAACGCTCGCCGACACTGCCGTCGCCATCGGCGGCACCGCGCCCGCAGAAAGCTACCTCCGGATTGACGCCATCATCGATGCGTGCCGTCGCAGTGGGGCCGATGCAGTCCACCCCGGTTACGGCTTCCTGTCAGAGAACGTGGAGTTCGCCAAAGCGCTGGACGCCGCGGGCATCACGTTCATCGGCCCCGGGATCGGTGCCATCGAGGTGATGGGCGACAAAATCCGCTCGAAGAACCACGTGATGGCCTACGACGTCCCGTGCGTGCCCGGGATCGCCAAACCCGGACTCACCGACCAGGAACTCATTGACGCTGCTCCGGGAGTGGGGTTTCCCCTCCTGATCAAGCCGTCAGCGGGCGGTGGCGGCAAGGGTATGCACGTGGTGGAACGGCTGGAGGACATGCCCTCCACCCTCCTCACGGCGAGGCGTGTGGCTGCATCTGCCTTCGGGGACGACACCCTCTTCCTGGAACGCCTCATCCGGGCTCCCAGGCACATCGAGGTGCAGGTTTTGGCTGACAACCACGGCAATGTCATCCACCTCGGCGAGCGCGAGTGCTCGTTGCAACGCCGGCATCAAAAGGTCATAGAGGAAGCCCCCTCGGCCCTCTTCGAAGCACTGCCTGGTGGCCAGGCGCAGCGGGCACGGATCGGCGAGGCAGCATGCCAGGCGGCGCGGAGTGTCAACTACAGCGGCGCAGGCACGGTGGAGTTCCTGGTCTCGGATGAGCACCCGGACGAGTTCTTCTTCATGGAAATGAACACCCGGCTGCAAGTGGAGCACCCCGTCACGGAAATGGTCACCGGCGTCGACCTCGTTGAATGGCAGGTGAGGATCGCCGCCGGTGAGGTGCTCACCGTCGCGCAGTCCGACGTCGTGCTTAAGGGTCACGCCGTTGAGGCGCGTGTCTACGCCGAGGTTCCCGAGCGGAACTTCATGCCGTCGATGGGGCGCATCGTCGCGCTGGCCGAGCAGGGTGCTGACGACGCCGCCGTGTCCGGGCGGCAGAAGGGGTATGCCAACGTCCGGATCGACTCTGCCATGCGTGAGGGCTTGGAGATCACTGGCGACTACGATCCCATGCTTGCCAAAGTCATTGCGTGGGGCGAAGATCGCGCGACGGCGCTGGACACCCTCGATGCGGCGCTGGAGCGTTACACGCTGCTGGGTGTCGATACGAACGTCGAATACCTGCGGCTGCTCATCAACGATTCCGAAGTCCGCGCCGGGCACCTGGATACGGGGCTGATCGAGCGGAAACTCCCGTCCATGACGTTCAGGCACGCCGGGCCGAGCGAACTGATCGCTGCCGCGCTCACGCTGTGGCTGGATCGCACCGGGCCGGCGCTCGCAGGCAACGCCTGGAAGACTCCTGACTCCTGGCGCGTCGGGGCTCCCGCCGCCTGGACCGCGACGTTGGGCGTTCCGGGTGGCGCCATGGCAACGGTGTCCATCACCGAACACGACGGTGTCCTCACGGCAAAGCTCGACGGCGGCGACCCCGTCAATGTCGCAGTGGTGGACCGCAGCGGCGACAGTATCGTCCTCGAGCTCGACGGCGGTGTCCTCACCTACGTGGTGGGCATGGCGCCGGGCGTAGCCCCGGAGCTGTTCGTGGGCAATGACGGCTGGTCCTGCCGGTTTGACGTCCTTGGCCGTGCCGAACGGCTGCGTCGGGTACTCGCCGGCATCCAGCGCGAAGAGGGTGCCGCGGACCCGGAGGTGCGCTCGCCGATGCCCGGAACCGTGGTGTCCGTGTCCGTGGCTGATGGCGACACCGTGGAAGAGGGCCAAGTGCTCCTGGCCGTCGAAGCCATGAAGATGGAACACCAACTGGTGGCCTCGGTCGCCGGAACCGTCCACCTCACCAGTAAACCCGGGGACCTGGTCAAAGCAGACCAGGTACTCGCCACCATCCACGTAGCCGCCACCACTGATGTGGCCGGCACAGACCAGGCCGCCACTGACCAGGCCGGCACAGACCAGACCAGCACAGACAAGGAAGTCCAGCCATGA
- a CDS encoding dihydrolipoamide acetyltransferase family protein, whose product MTATMIKEFRLPDLGEGLTESEILSWKVAVGDTVTLNQVIAEVETAKAVVELPSPFAGTVAALHEQPGTVVEVGKPIVSFEVDDAGSSNGVAVTGGSGSAAVGRGEAAGSGAPTETAGTEVSPAKREPNLVGYGAVVEHTGRPTRRARGVIREAVSKPAVPQQPRAVPVAAPEVGAVIAERPRSTPPVRKLARDLGVDLESVPGSGPGGLITREDVQNSLGAPEPTTGAPAAQGERETRTPIKGVRKFTAAAMVQSAFTAPHVTEFLTVDVTATMDLLARLKGNKAFEGYKLTPLTIASKAVLVALRNNPTLNSRWDEASQEIVQFNYVNLGIAAATPRGLTVPNIKDADRLTLRELSTALTELTDTARAGKTSPSDLSGGTISITNIGVFGIDAGTPILNPGEAAIVALGAVRKAPWVVNDELAIRQVMSLSLSFDHRLVDGEQGSRFLADLGAILCDPAMVMTMI is encoded by the coding sequence ATGACCGCCACCATGATCAAGGAATTCAGGCTACCGGACCTTGGCGAAGGCCTGACCGAATCGGAAATCCTGAGCTGGAAGGTGGCCGTGGGGGACACCGTCACGCTGAACCAGGTCATCGCCGAGGTGGAAACCGCCAAGGCTGTGGTGGAGTTGCCCTCGCCCTTCGCCGGAACCGTGGCCGCCCTTCATGAGCAGCCCGGCACTGTGGTGGAAGTCGGCAAGCCGATCGTGTCCTTCGAGGTGGACGACGCCGGGTCCTCCAACGGTGTCGCCGTCACCGGCGGCAGTGGCTCGGCCGCCGTCGGACGTGGTGAAGCTGCCGGAAGTGGTGCCCCGACGGAAACTGCAGGCACGGAGGTGAGCCCGGCGAAACGCGAGCCCAACCTGGTGGGGTATGGGGCCGTCGTCGAACATACCGGCCGTCCCACCCGTCGCGCCCGCGGCGTGATTCGTGAAGCCGTGTCCAAACCTGCAGTTCCCCAGCAGCCGCGAGCGGTGCCCGTCGCCGCGCCGGAAGTTGGGGCGGTCATCGCTGAGCGGCCCCGCTCCACTCCGCCTGTCCGCAAGCTGGCCCGCGACCTGGGTGTGGACCTTGAGTCGGTTCCCGGGAGCGGGCCTGGGGGACTCATTACCAGGGAGGACGTCCAGAACTCCCTGGGTGCACCGGAACCGACTACCGGCGCTCCAGCAGCGCAGGGGGAAAGGGAAACCCGGACGCCAATCAAGGGGGTACGGAAGTTCACTGCCGCTGCGATGGTTCAAAGCGCCTTCACCGCACCCCATGTGACCGAATTCCTCACGGTTGACGTCACGGCGACCATGGACCTTCTGGCCCGGCTCAAGGGCAACAAGGCATTCGAGGGCTACAAGCTGACGCCGCTGACCATCGCATCCAAGGCCGTGCTCGTAGCGCTCCGGAACAATCCCACGTTGAACTCGCGGTGGGATGAGGCCAGTCAGGAGATTGTGCAGTTCAACTACGTGAACCTGGGCATCGCCGCTGCAACGCCACGCGGCCTGACCGTCCCGAACATCAAGGATGCGGACCGGTTGACACTGCGTGAGCTGTCAACCGCGCTGACTGAACTGACGGACACCGCACGTGCAGGCAAGACGTCTCCGTCGGATCTTTCAGGAGGGACCATTTCCATCACCAACATTGGAGTGTTCGGGATCGATGCCGGAACGCCCATTCTGAATCCGGGGGAGGCCGCCATTGTCGCCCTCGGGGCTGTGCGGAAGGCTCCGTGGGTTGTGAACGACGAACTTGCGATCCGCCAGGTCATGTCGCTCAGCCTGTCCTTCGACCACCGACTGGTGGACGGCGAACAGGGCTCGCGGTTCCTCGCAGATCTCGGTGCCATCCTGTGCGACCCGGCCATGGTCATGACCATGATCTGA
- a CDS encoding NAD-dependent epimerase/dehydratase family protein yields MKIAVTGGSGKLGRSVVRRLTQDGHQVLNMDRVGARGRGYVNVDLRNYGQVVDVIMGLDDQHSGLDAIVHLAAIPAPGLAPDAAIFENNMVSTYNVFQAARRAGIKKVVYASSETVLGLPFDVDPPYIPVDEEYAARPESTYSLVKHLEEQMAIQLTRWDPDLSITALRFSNVMDPEDYEAFPSFDSDASLRKWNLWGYIDARDGALAVVRALEHAQPGFETFIIAAADTVMGRSSAELAAEVFPGVEVLKDLGEHETMLSIDKARRLLGFEPEHSWRDVHSNRTTPTED; encoded by the coding sequence ATGAAGATTGCCGTCACGGGCGGAAGCGGAAAGCTGGGCAGGAGCGTGGTCCGGCGGCTGACGCAGGATGGTCACCAAGTCCTTAACATGGACAGAGTTGGCGCTCGTGGCCGCGGCTATGTCAACGTAGACCTCCGCAATTATGGGCAGGTCGTTGACGTCATCATGGGCTTGGACGATCAACACAGCGGCTTGGACGCAATCGTCCACTTGGCTGCTATCCCGGCACCGGGTTTGGCACCGGACGCCGCTATATTCGAGAACAACATGGTCTCGACGTACAACGTCTTCCAAGCCGCTCGTAGAGCCGGGATCAAGAAGGTCGTCTACGCCTCAAGCGAGACGGTGCTTGGCCTGCCCTTCGACGTCGACCCACCCTACATTCCAGTCGATGAAGAGTATGCGGCGCGCCCCGAAAGCACGTACTCGTTGGTCAAGCACCTCGAGGAGCAAATGGCAATCCAGCTCACCCGCTGGGACCCGGACTTGAGCATTACGGCCCTGCGCTTTTCCAACGTCATGGACCCGGAAGACTACGAGGCGTTCCCGTCTTTCGACTCCGATGCATCCTTGCGTAAATGGAACCTCTGGGGCTACATCGATGCCCGGGATGGCGCCCTCGCGGTGGTCCGGGCCCTGGAACATGCGCAACCGGGCTTTGAGACCTTCATCATCGCCGCCGCCGATACCGTGATGGGTCGGAGCAGCGCCGAACTGGCCGCGGAAGTCTTTCCCGGCGTCGAGGTTTTGAAGGATCTTGGCGAGCACGAAACGATGCTCTCCATCGACAAGGCCCGTAGGCTCTTGGGATTCGAACCTGAGCACAGTTGGCGTGACGTGCACTCGAACCGGACCACACCTACCGAAGACTGA
- a CDS encoding SACE_7040 family transcriptional regulator has protein sequence MTQRGHAKELRRLALLSAAAGLFAENGFSRVSLEDLGAAAGVSGPAVYRHFPGKQAVLGELLLSVSRDLLDGGLRVVSDAGSPTEALQGLIRFQVDFALSNPDVIRVQDRDFSSLGDADQAEVRQLQRSYVETWVGVLARIHRDADVPGLRVRAHAAFGLINSTPHSVRHHGRKIAAKSARPILEQMAFAALTA, from the coding sequence ATGACCCAACGCGGCCACGCAAAGGAGCTACGCAGGTTGGCTTTGCTGTCCGCCGCCGCAGGGCTGTTCGCGGAAAACGGCTTCAGCCGGGTATCCCTTGAGGACCTCGGCGCGGCAGCAGGCGTCAGCGGACCCGCGGTGTACCGCCATTTTCCCGGCAAACAGGCCGTGCTCGGCGAACTGCTCCTCAGCGTTAGCCGGGACCTCCTGGACGGCGGACTACGGGTGGTCTCGGACGCTGGAAGTCCCACGGAAGCCCTGCAGGGATTGATCCGGTTCCAAGTGGACTTTGCCCTGAGCAACCCTGACGTCATCCGTGTCCAGGACCGGGATTTCAGCAGCCTCGGTGATGCCGACCAGGCCGAAGTACGGCAGTTGCAGCGCTCCTACGTTGAAACCTGGGTTGGAGTCCTCGCCCGCATTCACCGGGATGCAGATGTTCCCGGCCTACGGGTGCGGGCCCATGCGGCCTTCGGCTTGATCAACTCCACCCCACATTCGGTGCGCCACCACGGTAGGAAGATCGCCGCGAAATCAGCCCGACCCATCCTCGAACAGATGGCATTTGCAGCGCTGACCGCGTAG
- a CDS encoding HNH endonuclease signature motif containing protein produces the protein MESDGQVWQRRPGSSGAGTLLVAPDEGPATMRLEGPAGRSTASASKGTSDRPDTIAPLGCLSEALEDSATALEELRASAMAESGLLGLVEAADFAGRVEELSRSLEYLQVVAAQTVERTRNEARGAPSSADPGWRTGWTDAPGNTQDRAGTSQGSEVSLLDDGYRNTAQFLRARLRISISEARRRLALAAEVLPQPGIAGQPLPARREALADAIGSAQIPSRSATIISTALDKVRHLTDTETITRMEHALTRTATESDPDFLTKTAQRWTDRIDHDGTEPSEEALHQLQGTFLRRRRRYGLHHLEIFATTEQYETLTTVMNTATNPRHTTQPTSPDLDRRSRAQKLLDGLVGACNLAMTTGKLPTNGGLRPQLTVTISHQDLLDQLTGHDQPAPHTQPRGTGPALPPLNTSTSTPSLGTGTATFTGPLHPNTIRKIACDADIIPVLLGTDSRVLDIGRTTRIFPPHIRKAITARDGGCAFPDCTMPAPWCETHHITYWSHGGTTGTENGTLLCSHHHHLIHKEQWTITNTNGTPGSSPHPTQTPRRNHHHTPLRT, from the coding sequence ATGGAAAGCGATGGGCAGGTATGGCAGCGGCGGCCGGGTTCGTCGGGCGCCGGTACGCTGCTTGTTGCCCCCGATGAAGGCCCGGCAACGATGCGGCTCGAAGGTCCGGCCGGAAGATCCACAGCCTCCGCTAGCAAAGGGACATCGGATAGGCCAGACACCATCGCTCCGCTTGGCTGCCTTTCAGAAGCGTTGGAGGACAGCGCCACGGCTTTGGAAGAGCTGCGCGCCTCCGCGATGGCAGAGTCCGGGCTGCTGGGATTGGTGGAGGCTGCGGATTTTGCTGGGCGGGTCGAGGAGCTTTCGCGGTCGTTGGAGTATTTGCAGGTGGTCGCGGCCCAGACCGTGGAGCGGACCCGGAATGAAGCTAGAGGTGCCCCGTCCTCCGCCGACCCCGGCTGGCGCACGGGATGGACCGATGCCCCGGGAAACACCCAGGACCGGGCTGGTACCAGCCAGGGCAGTGAGGTTAGCCTGCTCGATGACGGCTACCGGAACACGGCACAGTTCCTCCGCGCCCGATTGCGGATCAGTATCAGCGAAGCCCGCCGCAGACTCGCCCTCGCCGCCGAGGTCCTCCCCCAGCCCGGAATAGCCGGACAACCCCTCCCCGCCCGACGGGAAGCCCTCGCCGACGCGATCGGATCAGCCCAAATACCCTCCCGCTCAGCCACGATCATCAGCACCGCCCTGGATAAAGTCCGGCACCTCACCGACACCGAAACCATCACCCGCATGGAACACGCCCTGACCAGAACCGCAACCGAAAGCGACCCGGACTTCCTCACCAAAACGGCCCAACGCTGGACCGACAGGATCGACCACGACGGAACCGAACCCTCCGAAGAAGCCCTCCACCAACTCCAAGGCACCTTCCTCCGCCGCAGACGCCGCTACGGACTGCACCACCTCGAAATCTTCGCCACCACCGAACAATACGAAACCCTCACCACCGTCATGAACACCGCCACCAACCCCCGACACACCACCCAACCCACCAGCCCGGACCTGGACCGACGCTCCCGGGCACAAAAACTCCTCGACGGCCTCGTCGGCGCCTGCAACCTCGCAATGACCACCGGCAAACTCCCCACCAACGGCGGACTCCGACCCCAACTCACCGTCACCATCAGCCACCAAGACCTCCTGGACCAACTCACGGGACACGACCAACCAGCCCCGCACACCCAGCCCCGTGGGACCGGCCCTGCCCTGCCTCCGCTCAACACCAGCACCAGCACACCATCGCTCGGCACCGGCACCGCGACGTTCACCGGCCCCCTCCACCCCAACACCATCCGCAAAATCGCCTGCGACGCCGACATCATCCCCGTCCTGCTCGGCACCGACTCCCGCGTCCTGGACATCGGCCGCACCACCCGGATCTTCCCACCCCACATCCGCAAAGCCATCACCGCCCGCGACGGCGGCTGCGCCTTCCCCGACTGCACCATGCCCGCACCCTGGTGCGAAACCCACCACATCACCTACTGGTCCCACGGCGGAACCACAGGAACAGAAAACGGAACCCTCCTCTGCTCCCACCACCACCACCTCATCCACAAAGAACAATGGACCATCACCAACACCAACGGCACCCCTGGTTCATCCCCCCACCCCACACAAACACCCCGACGCAACCACCACCACACACCCCTCAGAACATAA